A DNA window from Centropristis striata isolate RG_2023a ecotype Rhode Island chromosome 10, C.striata_1.0, whole genome shotgun sequence contains the following coding sequences:
- the tsn gene encoding translin produces MSVTEMFSYIQGFLSADQDVREDIRKVVQTLEQTAREILTVLQSVHQPSGFKEIPSKCAKARELFCTVRTQLGDLKTKFPVEQYYRFHEHWRFVLQRLAFLAAFVVYLETETLVIREEVAKILGIEVVREKGFHLDVEDYLAGVLIMASELSRLAVNSVTAGDYTRPLRISNFINELDSGFRLLNLKNDPLRKRYDGLKYDVKKIEEVVYDLSIRGLAKEAESAVDK; encoded by the exons ATGTCTGTCACCGAGATGTTCAGTTACATCCAGGGCTTCCTGAGCGCCGACCAGGACGTCAGAGAG GATATCCGTAAGGTGGTCCAGACTTTGGAGCAGACCGCTAGAGAAATTCTCACAGTACTCCAAAGTGTCCACCAACCATCTGGATTCAAAGAAA TTCCCAGTAAATGTGCAAAGGCACGGGAGTTGTTCTGCACAGTCAGGACACAACTTGGCGACCTCAAAACAAAATTTCCTGTGGAGCAGTACTACAG GTTCCATGAACACTGGCGGTTTGTCCTGCAGCGTTTGGCATTCTTAGCGGCCTTTGTCGTCTACCTGGAGACTGAAACTCTTGTGATTCGTGAGGAAGTGGCCAAGATACTCGGCA TTGAGGTTGTGAGAGAGAAAGGCTTTCACCTGGATGTGGAGGATTACCTCGCAGGTGTGCTCATCATGGCTAGTGAACTG TCGCGGTTGGCGGTAAACAGCGTCACAGCAGGCGACTACACCCGACCGCTCCGCATCTCCAACTTTATCAATGAGCTGGACTCGGGCTTCCGCCTCCTCAACCTGAAGAACGACCCGCTGCGGAAGCGATACGACGGCCTCAAGTATGACGTGAAGAAGATCGAGGAGGTGGTTTACGACCTGTCCATCCGTGGGCTGGCCAAGGAGGCGGAGAGCGCCGTGGACAAGTAG